In Lutra lutra chromosome 6, mLutLut1.2, whole genome shotgun sequence, the following are encoded in one genomic region:
- the LOC125102584 gene encoding histone H2B type 1-M-like: SLTLTALFSSLQQLFLAVPEPTKSAPAPKKGSKKAVTKAQKKDGQKRKRSRKESYSVYVYKVLKQVHPDTGISSKAMGIMNSFVNDIFERIAGEASRLAHYNKRSTITSREIQTAVRLLLPGELAKHAVSEGTKAVTKYTSAK; the protein is encoded by the coding sequence AGCCTCACACTCACTGCGTTATTTTCAAGCCTTCAACAGTTGTTTCTGGCGGTACCCGAGCCCACCAAGTCGGCGCCGGCCCCGAAGAAGGGCTCCAAGAAGGCGGTGACCAAGGCGCAGAAGAAGGACGGCCAGAAGCGCAAACGCAGCCGCAAGGAGAGCTACTCGGTGTACGTGTACAAGGTGCTGAAGCAGGTGCACCCCGACACGGGCATCTCGTCCAAGGCCATGGGCATCATGAACTCGTTCGTCAACGACATCTTCGAGCGCATCGCGGGCGAGGCGTCCCGCCTGGCGCACTACAACAAGCGCTCGACCATCACGTCCAGGGAGATCCAGACGGCCGTGCGCCTGCTGCTGCCCGGGGAGCTGGCCAAGCACGCCGTGTCCGAGGGCACCAAGGCCGTCACCAAGTACACCAGCGCCAAGTGA
- the LOC125102076 gene encoding histone H2A type 1-B translates to MSGRGKQGGKARAKAKTRSSRAGLQFPVGRVHRLLRKGNYSERVGAGAPVYLAAVLEYLTAEILELAGNAARDNKKTRIIPRHLQLAIRNDEELNKLLGRVTIAQGGVLPNIQAVLLPKKTESHHKAKGK, encoded by the coding sequence ATGTCTGGACGCGGGAAGCAGGGCGGCAAGGCGCGCGCCAAGGCCAAGACGCGCTCGTCGCGGGCGGGCCTGCAGTTCCCGGTGGGCCGCGTGCACCGCCTGCTGCGCAAGGGCAACTACTCGGAGCGGGTCGGGGCCGGCGCGCCGGTGTACCTGGCGGCGGTGCTCGAGTACCTGACGGCCGAGATCCTGGAGCTGGCGGGCAACGCGGCGCGCGACAACAAGAAGACGCGCATCATCCCGCGCCACCTGCAGCTGGCCATCCGCAACGACGAGGAGCTCAACAAGCTGCTGGGCCGCGTCACCATCGCGCAGGGCGGCGTGCTGCCCAACATCCAGGCCGTGCTGCTGCCCAAGAAGACCGAGAGCCACCACAAGGCCAAGGGCAAGTAG
- the H1-5 gene encoding histone H1.5, giving the protein MSETAPAETAAPAPVEKSPAKKKATKKAAGGGAAKRKASGPPVSELITKAVAASKERNGLSLAALKKALAAAGYDVEKNNSRIKLGLKSLVSKGTLVQTKGTGASGSFKLNKKAASGEAKPKAKKAGAAKPKKAAGSTPKKPKKAAGAKKAVKKTPKKAKKPAAAGVKKVAKSPKKAKAAAKPKKAAKSPAKPKAVKPKAAKPKAAKPKAAKPKAAKAKKAAPKKK; this is encoded by the coding sequence ATGTCGGAAACCGCTCCCGCTGAGACGGCGGCCCCGGCGCCGGTGGAGAAGTCGCCTGCCAAAAAGAAGGCCACCAAGAAGGCGGCGGGCGGTGGCGCTGCGAAGCGCAAGGCGTCCGGCCCCCCGGTGTCCGAGCTCATCACCAAGGCCGTCGCCGCGTCCAAGGAGCGCAACGGTCTCTCCCTGGCGGCGCTCAAGAAGGCACTGGCGGCCGCCGGCTACGACGTGGAGAAGAACAACAGCCGCATCAAGCTGGGCCTCAAGAGCCTGGTGAGCAAGGGCACCTTGGTGCAAACCAAGGGCACCGGCGCCTCGGGCTCCTTCAAGCTCAACAAGAAGGCGGCCTCCGGCGAGGCCAAGCCTAAGGCCAAGAAGGCGGGCGCGGCCAAGCCGAAGAAGGCGGCCGGGAGTACCCCTAAGAAGCCCAAGAAGGCTGCGGGGGCGAAGAAGGCCGTGAAGAAGACGCCCAAGAAAGCCAAGAAGCCTGCAGCCGCTGGTGTCAAGAAGGTGGCCAAGAGCCCCAAGAAAGCCAAGGCGGCTGCAAAGCCCAAGAAAGCGGCCAAGAGCCCCGCTAAACCCAAGGCGGTGAAGCCGAAAGCAGCCAAACCCAAAGCCGCTAAGCCCAAGGCAGCGAAGCCTAAGGCTGCCAAGGCGAAGAAAGCGGCCCCGAAAAAGAAGTAG